The following proteins are co-located in the Cryptosporidium parvum Iowa II chromosome 6, whole genome shotgun sequence genome:
- a CDS encoding PP2Cc like protein phosphatase: MKFKIFTKSRSNSRIHTPKLIEESFFDIYKDDLFKNQLITINAVLESDDDFFEEEEEEDIYYNNDYNLEENSKDLWIKLNELKIEECTEDDLNENKLISKEIQDNNNNDLTRNKKKDDFLEYKELLDKINPEFETSIVKLNEEDEINQLRTSIFKKLDILENEVMKIRSQNVIPTTMKNELYHSNIDINIQDILSNIGKQFIDGLNNIIETGHSKIFKKYSLKLNDIKGIINEYNQNEMNKIINQIENQSELLKNNNNDNIITYETLNNVFQYDTPIKGIGYWYEQGMNNTMDDRWFISKLSSGSFFGILDGYNGSNITSQLENLIVTELDTNLDNEICLNKNNLAKIFLKTMLAIDKKILVNLPKESLNVGSGLISCFIFYSETDDQYVLFSCNLGNCKGFLSRNNEIIKFHNENFINSNNNENIVNSAIGFGFYKPPLKNKFEVDNVPQVISIDLFSDSDKFIIIATDSIWQVFQEEELNDMATCILNEVYSKYPTLNKQIISTIISHSIVTESLLRGVTDNQICMVVLLN; this comes from the coding sequence ATGAAATTTAAGATATTTACTAAAAGTAGatcaaattcaagaattCATACTCCAAAACTTATTGAAGAAAgtttttttgatatttataaagatgatttatttaaaaaccaattaataacaattaATGCAGTTTTAGAATCTGATgatgatttttttgaagaagaagaagaggaagatatttattataataatgattataACTTGGAggaaaattcaaaagatttatggattaaattaaatgaattgaAGATAGAGGAATGTACTGAAGATgatttgaatgaaaataaattaatttcaaaagaaattcaggataataataataatgatttaaccagaaataaaaaaaaagatgattttcttgaatataaagaattacTTGATAAAATAAATCCAGAATTTGAAACAAGTATagttaaattaaatgaagaagatgaaattaaCCAATTAAGaacttcaatatttaaaaaattggatATATTAGAGAATGaagtaatgaaaataagaagTCAAAATGTTATTCCAACAACAAtgaaaaatgaattatatcacagtaatattgatataaatattcaagataTATTGAGTAATATAGGTAAACAATTTATTGATggtttaaataatattatagaAACTGGccattcaaaaatatttaaaaaatattctctGAAATTGAATGATATAAAGggtattattaatgaatataacCAGAatgaaatgaataaaataattaaccaaattgaaaatcaatcagaattattaaaaaataataataatgataatattattacttatgaaacattaaataatgtatTTCAATATGATACTCCAATTAAAGGTATAGGATACTGGTATGAACAAGGAATGAATAATACAATGGATGATCGTTGgtttatttcaaaattatcgAGTGGATCTTTTTTTGGTATATTAGATGGATATAATGGTAGTAATATAACATCACAACTTGAAAATCTTATAGTTACAGAATTGGATACAAATCttgataatgaaatttgtttaaataaaaataatttagcCAAAATCTTCTTAAAAACAATGCTAGCAATTGATAAAAAGATACTAGTAAATTTACCAAAAGAATCTTTAAATGTTGGTTCAGGCTTAATTTcatgttttattttttattcagAAACTGATGATCAAtatgtattattttcttgtaaTTTGGGTAATTGTAAAGGTTTTCTTTCAAGAAATAATgagataataaaatttcataatgaaaattttattaatagtaataataatgaaaatattgtaaataGTGCAATAGGATTTGGTTTTTATAAACCtccattaaaaaataagtttGAAGTTGATAATGTACCACAAGTAATTAgtattgatttattttctgattctgataaatttattataattgcAACTGATAGTATTTGGCAAGTTTttcaagaagaagaattaaatgatatGGCAACATGTATATTAAATGAGgtttattcaaaatatccAACActtaataaacaaataatttcaacAATAATTTCACATTCCATTGTAACAGAATCTTTGCTTAGAGGTGTAACTGATAATCAAATTTGTATGGTggtattattaaattag